A window of Solanum stenotomum isolate F172 chromosome 3, ASM1918654v1, whole genome shotgun sequence contains these coding sequences:
- the LOC125858960 gene encoding uncharacterized protein LOC125858960 — protein MALSKYGVKHKVATPYHPQTSGQVEVSNREIKKILAKTVNVNRIDWSRKLDDALWAYQTAYKTPIGMSPYQERVEQLNELDEFRLRSYESSVIYKEKMKKWHDARILKRDFKVGDWVLLYNSRLRLFLGKFKSKWSGPFRVIRVFINGAIEVEDQEGPPFTVNGQRLKLYLGIVKRFHLSKWYIWKASEGAAESCLDVN, from the exons ATGGCACTGAGTAAATATGGGGTGAAACACAAAGTGGCAACCccatatcatccccaaacaagtGGCCAAGTCGAAGTGTCGAATCGGGAAATCAAAAAAATCTTGGCAAAGACAGTAAATGTCAATAGAATTGACTGGTCTAGGAAACTCGATGATGCACTATGGGCATATCAGACTGCTTATAAAACACCTATCggtatgtctccatatca GGAGAGAGTAGAGCAGCTAAACGAACTGGATGAATTTAGACTCAGATCATATGAAAGTTCAGTCATCtataaagagaagatgaagaaatggcatgatGCTCGGATACTCAAGCGGGACTTCAAGGTAGGAGATTGGGTTTTGCTATACAACTCGCGACTTAGACTTTTCCTCGGAAAGTtcaaatccaaatggtctgGACCGTTTAGAGTAATACGAGTGTTCATCAATGGTGCCATAGAAGTTGAAGATCAGGAAGGACCTCCATTTACAGTGAACGGTCAACGTCTGAAATTGTATCTGGGGATTGTCAAGAGATTTCATTTGTCGAAGTGGTATATCTGGAAGGCGTCTGAAGGCGCTGCTGAGTCGTGCCTCGACGTTAACTAA